A genomic segment from Pseudorca crassidens isolate mPseCra1 chromosome 6, mPseCra1.hap1, whole genome shotgun sequence encodes:
- the SCLY gene encoding selenocysteine lyase isoform X5 — protein sequence MDYNATTPLEPEVIQAMTEAMQEAWGNPSSPYAAGRKAKEIINAARENLAKMMGGRPQDMIFTSGGTESNNLVIHSVVKHFHKIHAAVGDTAERPSPVEGALPHIITCTVEHDSIRLPLEHLVEEQVAEVTFVPVSKVNGQVEAEDILAAVRPATCLVTIMLANNETGVIMPVPEISRRVRALNQQRAAGGLPGVLVHTDAAQALGKRRVDVRDLGVDFLTVVGHKFYGPRIGALYVRGLGELTPLYPMLFGGGQERNFRPGTENTPMIAGLGKAAELVAEKCESYEAHMQAVRDYLEERLVAEFGERVHLNSQFPGTERLPNTCNFSIQGPRLQGRLVLAQCRTLLASLGAACHSDHGDRPSPVLLSCGVPLDLARNAIRLSVGRGTTRAEVDLVVQDLKQAVARLEGQA from the exons GTAGGAAGGCCAAGGAGATTATCAACGCAGCTCGGGAAAACCTTGCCAAGATGATGGGTGGGAGGCCTCAAGATATGATCTTCACTTCCGGGGGCACAGAG TCAAATAATTTAGTAATCCATTCTGTGGTGAAACATTTCCACAAAATCCATGCCGCAGTGGGGGACACGGCCGAGCGTCCCAGCCCAGTGGAGGGGGCCCTGCCTCACATCATCACCTGCACTGTGGAACACGACTCCATCCGCCTGCCCCTGGAGCACCTGGTGGAAGAACAAGTGGCCG AGGTCACCTTTGTCCCCGTGTCCAAGGTGAATGGGCAGGTGGAGGCTGAGGACATCCTGGCGGCCGTCCGCCCGGCCACGTGCCTCGTGACCATCATGCTGGCCAATAACGAGACAGGCGTCATCATG CCGGTGCCTGAGATCAGCCGGCGAGTCCGAGCCCTGAACCAGCAGCGGGCGGCGGGCGGGCTGCCGGGGGTGCTCGTGCACACGGACGCCGCCCAGGCCTTGGGGAAGCGGCGCGTGGACGTGCGGGACCTGGGCGTGGACTTCCTGACCGTCGTGGGCCACAAG ttctatGGCCCCAGGATTGGAGCACTTTATGTCCGAGGGCTCGGTGAACTCACCCCTCTGTACCCTATGCTGTTTGGAGGTGGACAAGAACGGAATTTCAGGCCAGG GACAGAGAACACCCCGATGATTGCCGGCCTTGGGAAG GCTGCTGAGCTGGTGGCAGAGAAGTGCGAATCCTATGAAGCCCACATGCAGGCTGTGCGCGACTACCTGGAGGAGAGGCTGGTG GCCGAGTTTGGTGAGAGGGTCCATCTGAACAGCCAGTTTCCAGGCACTGAGCGACTCCCCAACACCTGTAACTTCTCCATCCAGGGACCCCGGCTGCAAG GCCGCTTGGTGCTGGCCCAGTGCAGGACGCTGCTGGCCAGCCTGGGGGCTGCGTGCCACTCGGACCATGGAGACCG GCCATCCCCGGTGCTGCTGAGCTGCGGCGTCCCCTTGGACCTGGCCAGGAATGCCATCCGGCTCAGCGTGGGCCGCGGCACCACCCGGGCCGAAGTGGACCTTGTCGTGCAGGACCTGAAGCAGGCGGTGGCCCGGCTGGAGGGCCAGGCCTAG
- the SCLY gene encoding selenocysteine lyase isoform X6 produces MGSKADGHSFPSPIASGRKAKEIINAARENLAKMMGGRPQDMIFTSGGTESNNLVIHSVVKHFHKIHAAVGDTAERPSPVEGALPHIITCTVEHDSIRLPLEHLVEEQVAEVTFVPVSKVNGQVEAEDILAAVRPATCLVTIMLANNETGVIMPVPEISRRVRALNQQRAAGGLPGVLVHTDAAQALGKRRVDVRDLGVDFLTVVGHKFYGPRIGALYVRGLGELTPLYPMLFGGGQERNFRPGTENTPMIAGLGKAAELVAEKCESYEAHMQAVRDYLEERLVAEFGERVHLNSQFPGTERLPNTCNFSIQGPRLQGRLVLAQCRTLLASLGAACHSDHGDRPSPVLLSCGVPLDLARNAIRLSVGRGTTRAEVDLVVQDLKQAVARLEGQA; encoded by the exons ATGGGAAGCAAGGCAGATGGCCACAGCTTCCCCTCTCCCATAGCATCCG GTAGGAAGGCCAAGGAGATTATCAACGCAGCTCGGGAAAACCTTGCCAAGATGATGGGTGGGAGGCCTCAAGATATGATCTTCACTTCCGGGGGCACAGAG TCAAATAATTTAGTAATCCATTCTGTGGTGAAACATTTCCACAAAATCCATGCCGCAGTGGGGGACACGGCCGAGCGTCCCAGCCCAGTGGAGGGGGCCCTGCCTCACATCATCACCTGCACTGTGGAACACGACTCCATCCGCCTGCCCCTGGAGCACCTGGTGGAAGAACAAGTGGCCG AGGTCACCTTTGTCCCCGTGTCCAAGGTGAATGGGCAGGTGGAGGCTGAGGACATCCTGGCGGCCGTCCGCCCGGCCACGTGCCTCGTGACCATCATGCTGGCCAATAACGAGACAGGCGTCATCATG CCGGTGCCTGAGATCAGCCGGCGAGTCCGAGCCCTGAACCAGCAGCGGGCGGCGGGCGGGCTGCCGGGGGTGCTCGTGCACACGGACGCCGCCCAGGCCTTGGGGAAGCGGCGCGTGGACGTGCGGGACCTGGGCGTGGACTTCCTGACCGTCGTGGGCCACAAG ttctatGGCCCCAGGATTGGAGCACTTTATGTCCGAGGGCTCGGTGAACTCACCCCTCTGTACCCTATGCTGTTTGGAGGTGGACAAGAACGGAATTTCAGGCCAGG GACAGAGAACACCCCGATGATTGCCGGCCTTGGGAAG GCTGCTGAGCTGGTGGCAGAGAAGTGCGAATCCTATGAAGCCCACATGCAGGCTGTGCGCGACTACCTGGAGGAGAGGCTGGTG GCCGAGTTTGGTGAGAGGGTCCATCTGAACAGCCAGTTTCCAGGCACTGAGCGACTCCCCAACACCTGTAACTTCTCCATCCAGGGACCCCGGCTGCAAG GCCGCTTGGTGCTGGCCCAGTGCAGGACGCTGCTGGCCAGCCTGGGGGCTGCGTGCCACTCGGACCATGGAGACCG GCCATCCCCGGTGCTGCTGAGCTGCGGCGTCCCCTTGGACCTGGCCAGGAATGCCATCCGGCTCAGCGTGGGCCGCGGCACCACCCGGGCCGAAGTGGACCTTGTCGTGCAGGACCTGAAGCAGGCGGTGGCCCGGCTGGAGGGCCAGGCCTAG